CGAAGGCGGTCAGGGCGCGCTGAGCGAGGGGGTGCGACCGGATCAGCTCGCCCAGGGAGGTCGAGCCGCGCGTGATGTCACGGAACGCCCGCCAGGCCGGGCGGAAGCCGGTGAGGGCCGCGTGGAAGAGGCCGGGGCGCCGTTCGAACGCGGCCAGCATGCGCTTGCCGACGCTCATCTCCACGCCGAGTCCCGCCTTGATGGCGAACGCGTAGTTCAGGGCCTGGCGCCGGGCGTCGACCGCGTCGTGCGCCTCGGAGATCCGCACGGCCCACTCCCCGGCCAGCCGGCCCGAGCGCAGCGCGAAGGAGATGCCCTCTCGGGTCCACGGCTCCAGCAGCCCGGCCGCGTCGCCGCAGACCAGCACCCGGCCGCGGGACAGCGGCGAGTCGTCGGCGCGGCAGCGGGTCAGATGCCCCGAGGAGATGCTCGGCTCGAAGCCCGAGAGGCCCAGCCGCGCGACGAAGTCCTCCAAGTACCGCTTGGTCGCGGCGCCTTCGCCACGGGCCGAGATCACGCCGACCGTGAGGGTGTCGCCCTTGGGGAACACCCAGCCGTAACTGCCGGGCATCGGGCCCCAGTCGATGAGCACCCGCCCCTTCCAGTCCTCGGCGACCGTCGCCGGGACCGGGATCTCCGCCTCGAGGCCGAGGTCGACCTGGTCCAGCTTCACGCCGACGTGCGCCCCTATCCGGCTGGCGCTGCCGTCGGCGCCGACGACCGCGCGGGCCAGCACCGTCTCGCCACCCTGGAGCACCACGGCGACCGTGCGCCGGTCCGGCACCGCGGCGCCGTGCTGCTCGACGCGCTGCACGGTGACGCCCGTGCGCAGTTCGGCGCCCGCCTTCTGGGCGTGCTCGACCAGTTGCTGGTCGAACTCGGGCCGGTTGATCAGTCCGAACAGCATCTGCCTGGAGCGCCGGGTGCGCGTGAAGCGCCCGTTGTGGGAGAAGGTGACCGCGTGCACGCGGTCCTGGAAGGGCAGCTCGAACCCGGGGGGCAGCGCGTCGCGCGAGGGGCCGATGATGCCGCCGCCGCACGTTTTGTAGCGGGGCAACTCGGCTTTCTCCAGCAACAGCACGCGTCGCCCCGCGACCGCCGCCGCGTAGGCCGCCGAGGCCCCCGCGGGTCCCGCGCCCACCACGACGACGTCCCACACCCGCTGCACGTCGTCCGCCGAAGAGTTCTCGCCGCTCACGATGGTCTACTGCTCCGATCAAGCCGCTGCCGCACCTGTCCCCCGCATCCTACGGCGACGATCGCCGCAGGCCACTGTGGGAGGATCGGTGTACTCAGCTGTACAACGTCGCACCTACGAGGAGCGTGCCCATGTCGTCGAATCCGGTCGCCGAGACCGTCGCCTCGCTGCTGCCCCGGGCGAAGACGGAGCTGACCGAACTGGTCGCCTTCAAGTCGGTGGCGGATTTCGCGCAGTTCCCGAAGAGCGAGAGCGAGGGCGCGGCGAACTGGATCGCCGGCGCCCTGCGCGCCGAGGGCTTCGTGGACGTGGCCCTCCTCGACACCCCCGACGGCACGCAGTCGGTGTACGGGTACCTGCCGGGCCCGGAGGGCGCCAAAACGGTTCTGCTCTACGCGCACTACGACGTCCAGCCGCCGCTCGACGAGGCCGGCTGGACCACTCCGCCGTTCGAGCTGACCGAGCGGAACGGCCGCTGGTACGGCCGCGGGACCGCCGACTGCAAGGGCGGCCTGATCATGCACCTGCTCGCGCTGCGCGCGCTGAAGGCCGACGGCGGCGTGCCCGTCCATGTGAAGGTGATCGTCGAGGGCTCGGAGGAGCAGGGCACCGGCGGTCTGGAGCGGTACGCCGAGCAGCACCCCGAGCTGCTGACGGCCGACACCATCGTGATCGGCGACGCGGGCAACTTCCGCGTGGGCCTGCCGACGGTGACCACGACCCTGCGCGGCATGACGCTTCTCCGGGTCCAGGTCGACACCCTCGGCGGCAACCTGCACTCGGGCCAGTTCGGCGGTGCCGCCCCGGACGCCCTGGCCGCGCTGGTCCGGATCCTGGACTCGCTGCGCGCCGAGGACGGCTCGACCACGGTCGACGGCCTGGACGCCGGCGCGCGGTGGGAGGGTCTGGAGTACACCGAGGAGCAGTTCCGCAAGGACGCCAAGGTGCTGGAGGGTGTGGGCCTGATCGGCGACGGCTCGGTGGCCGACCGCATCTGGGCCCGGCCGGCCGTCACCGTGCTCGGCATCGACTGCCCGCCGGTCGTGGGTGCCACCCCGTCCGTCCAGGCGGGCGCCCGCGCCCTGATCAGCCTGCGGGTCCCGCCGGGCGTGGACGCGGCCGAGGCCACCAAGCTGCTGCAGGCCCACATCGAGGCGCACACCCCGTGGGGCGCCCGGGTGAGCACCGAGCAGATCGGCCAGGGCCAGGCGTTCCGCGCCGACACCTCGAGCCCCGCCTACCAGGCCATGGCCGACGCGATGGCCGTCGCCTACCCCGGCGAGACCATGCAGTACGCCGGTCAGGGCGGCTCCATCCCGCTGTGCAACACCCTCGCCGGCCTCTACCCGCAGGCGGAGATCCTGCTGATCGGCCTCAGCGAGCCGGAGGCGCAGATCCACGCGGTCAACGAGAGCGTGTCCCCGCAGGAGCTGGAGCGGCTGTCGGTCGCCGAGGCGCTGTTCCTGCGCAACTACGCGGCGGGCTGACCCCTTCTGCCCTCGGCAGAGCGCCCTCGCCCCCGGGCGGGGGCGCCGCCTAGCGTCGGCGTATGGACGTCGTCGAACTGCTCCCCCGCCTCCACCTGCTGCGCTTCGCCGTCGGCCAGGCCTACCTCTGGCACGACGGCGGGGAGTCGACCCTGATCGACGCGGGCGCCGTCGGTGCGGGGCGGGCGATCGCCGACGCGCTCACGGCGCTGGGCCGCGCACCCCGTGACGTACGGCGGATCGTGCTGACCCACTTCCACGAGGACCACGCGGGCGGAGCGGGCGAGTTCGCCGCGCTCAGCGGCGCCGAGGTGCTGGCCCACCGGCTGGACGCGCCGTTCGTGCGGGGTGAACACCCGGGCCCGCCCCCGCGGTTCGAGGACTGGGAACTGCCCCTCCACGCGGCCGCCGCCGCACACCTTCCCGCCGGCGAGCCGGTCCGCCCGCCGGTTGTCACGGCGGTGTCCGACGGTGACCTGCTGGACTTCGGCGGCGGCGCCCGGGTGGTGCACGTCCCCGGGCACACGGACGGCAGCATCGCCCTGTTCCTGCCCGCCGAGGGCGTGCTGTTCACGGGTGACACGGTGGCCGCCTCACCGGTCGACGGGGCGGTGATCCCGGGCGTGTTCAACCTCGACCGGCCCCGGCTGCTGACCGGCTTCCACCGGCTGGCCGCCCTGGACCCGGACGTGGCGTGCTTCGGCCACGGGGAGCCGGTGCTCGGCGGAGCGTCGGCGGCACTGCGCCGGGCGGCGGCCCGCCACCCGGCCGCCGGGTGAGGACGCGGGTTCCGGCGGAACACGGGAGGCGGCGGGCCCGCCGCCCCTGCTCCCGTCCCTCGTCCCCCGCCCGGTCAGGCCGGCCGGCCCGTGACCGGTATGCCGGCCTCCAGGTAGAGCGCCGCGCCGCGCTCGCGGGCTCTGAGGGCCCAGCGCAGGCGTTCGTAGCGGACCGGCGGCAGCATGTCGGCCGCCTCCCGCTCGCTCGCGAACCGCCACTGCCGCAGCTCGGGACCCGGCAGCAGCACCCGGGCGGCCTCCGTCGAGTCCAGCCGGCCGCCGTCGAAGAGCAGGCGCAGTCCGCCGAAGCCGGGGGGCACCGGCCGCTCCCAGTCCACGACGAGCAGCCGGGGCACCTCGCTCAGGCGTATGCCGGTCTCCTCGGCGACCTCGCGCACACCGGCGCGGGCGGGTGCCTCGCCGCGCTCGACCACGCCGCCGGGGAACTCCCAGCCGGGCTTGTAGGTGGGGTCCACGAGCAGGACCCGGTCCTGCTCGTCGAAGAGGAGCACCCCGGCGGCCAGCGTCTCGGCGGTGGGCTCGGGCGTCTGCACGATGTCGCACGGCGGGACGGCGCCGCTGCCCACGGCCTCGGCGACCCTGGCGGCGGTCTCGTACGGGCTGAGCGCGCTGGTGTCGATCAGATGGGCGTCGGCGGTGAGCCAGGAGGCCAGGGCGGCCCGGTAGGGCTCGATCCGGTCGTACGCCCACTGCCGGACCCGCATGTCGCCGTCCGGCATGTCGGGCGGGATCTCCCGCCCGGCTATCCGTGCGCGCAGGATCGTTTCAGCCGGGGCGAGCAGCACATGTCGTACGGGGATGCGGCGGGCGGCGAGACCGCCGAAGATCTCGTCGCGGTACTCCTGGCGGAGCAGGGTCATGGGGACGACGAGGGTTCCGCCCAGCTCGGCGAGCATCGCGGCCGCCGTGTCGATCACCAGCCTGCGCCAGATCGGCAGGTCCTGGAAGTCGCCGGCCTCGGCGAGGCGCTTGGGCGGCAACAGGTGCGAGAGCGCTCCACCGATGACCTCGGGGTCGAAGAGCGTGCTGTTCGGGATCAGTTCGATCAGTTCCCGTGCGGTGGTTGTCTTCCCCGCACCGAACGCGCCGTTGATCCAGACGACGGTCACGGACTCCCCCTCTTCTGTTGGCCCCCTGTGGCTTGCCCGCTCCACCCTGCCACGGAAACCACGTCCAGTTGAGGGCGCCCACACGGCCGTGCCGGTGCCCCCGGGGCGGCGGGGACACCGGCACGGCCGGCCGGGGCTACTCCTGCCCGAGCGCGTTCTCGTCCACGGCGAAGCTGTCCTGGCTGACCAGGTGGTCGACGTTGTCGATGGTGCCGGAGACGTTGAGGTCCTGCAGGGGGCCCCTGTCCGCGGCGTGGGACGGGGTGACGGCCGCCACGACGAATCCGGTGGCGAGGGTGGCGAGGGCGAGCATGCTGCGCTTCTTCATGCCCGGTTCAACTGCGCAACCGCCCCGGAGTCACGCACGGCACCACGATTCGGCCCCACCGGCGCACACGCGAGCCCCCGGCCGGCCCCTCAGACTCCGGCCGTGGTCGCGTCGGCCGTGCGGGCCAGCGCGGCGGCGGCGGCGCCGACCAGCCCCGCGTCCGTGCCCATCTGTGCGGGCACCACCGTCAGCCGCTGCACGAAGGAAAGGGTCGCGTAGTCGGCGAGGGCCTTGCGCAGCGGGGTGAGGAGGATGTCGCCGGCCTTGCCCACCCCGCCGCCGATCACGGCGATGTCGATCTCCACCAGGGTCGCCGTGGCGGCGATCCCGGCGGCCAGGGCCTGTGCGGCCCGCTCGAAGGAGGCCACGGCGACCGGGTCGCCCGTGCGGGCGGCCGCCGCCACCGCCGCCGCGGACGTGTCCCCGTCCGGGCCCGGCCGCCAGCCGCGCTCCAGCGCGCGGCGGGCGATGTTGGGGCCACTGGCGATGCGCTCGACGCAGCCGCGCGCACCGCACGGGCACGGGTCGCCGTCGAGGTCGACGCTGATGTGACCGATGTGCCCGGCGTTGCCGGTCGGGCCGGGGTGCAGCCGGCCGCCGAGGACGAGACCGCCGCCGACACCCGTCGAGACCACCATGCACAGCGCGTTGTCGTGGCCGCGGGCGGCGCCCTGCCAGTGCTCGGCCGCGGTGATGGCGACGCCGTCGCCGATCAGTTCGACCGGCAGGCCGCCGGTGGCCGCGCGGACCCGCTCGACCAGCGGGAAGTCGCGCCAGCCCGGCACGTTGACGGGGCTGACGGTGCCCGCGGAGGCGTCCACCGGGCCCGCGCTGCCGATGCCGACCGAACCGGCGCGTCCCCACAGGGGCGATCCGACGAGGTCGCCGAGCACCCCTTCGACGGCCCGCATGACCGTTTCGCCGTCCTGGCGCGCGGGCGTCGCACGCTGCGCGCGGGCCTCGATCCGTCCGTGCGCGTCCACCAGCGCGCCGGCGATCTTGGTGCCGCCGATGTCCAGGGCCGCCACTAGGTCGGTGTGCATCAGAGTCAGTTCTCCCCGTCGAACCTTGAGAAACAGAAGATGAGCAGGCCGGTCGAGCGGTGGGGGCGCGGGCCGGAGACAGCGGTGGACAGTCTCTCGCGCATCTGACAACGTTGTCCAGGCTCTATGCTCGACGCCACATCCTCATACAACCTGATGGATCGCCGCACCCCCTAGTGGACTAAACGGACGACAGGACAGGACAGCGCATCGTGCCCGAGACCACCCGCCGCGCAGCACAGCTCACCGGGACCCGTTACGGCAACCGCCCGACCATGAAGGACGTGGCGGCCCGGGCGGGGGTGGGCCTGAAGACGGTGTCCCGCGTGGTCAACGGCGAGCCCGGGGTCACCCCGGACACCGAGCGCCGCGTCCAGGAGGCGATCGACGCGCTGGGCTTCCGCCGCAACGACAGCGCGCGGGTGCTGCGCAAGGGCCGTACGGCCAGCATCGGCCTGGTCCTCGAAGATCTGGCGGACCCCTTCTACGGGCCGCTGAGCCGCGCGGTCGAGGAGGTGGCCCGCGCCCACGGCGCCCTGCTGATCAACGGGTCGAGCGCCGAGGACCCGGACCGTGAGCAGGAGCTGGCGCTGGCCCTGTGCGCGCGGCGGGTCGACGGTCTGGTGGTGATCCCGGCCGGGGACGACCACCGTTACCTGGAGCCGGAGATCCGGGCGGGCGTGGCCACCGTGTTCGTGGACCGCCCCGCCGGGAAGATCGACGCCGACGTCGTCCTGTCCGACAACCACGGCGGCGCCCGCGACGGCGTGGCCCACCTGATCGCGCACGGGCACCGCCGGGTCGGTTTCATCGGCGACATGCCGCGCATCCACACCGCCGCCGAGCGGCTGCGCGGCTACCGGGCCGCGATGGAGGACGCCGGGATAGCGGTCGAGGAGCGGTGGATGTCCCTCGGCGCGACGGACCCCGAGCGGGTGCGCCGGGCGGCCGAGGAGATGCTGTCCGGCCCCGCTCCGGTCACGGCGATCTTCACGGGCAACAACCGGGTGACGGTCACCGTGATCCGGGTTCTCGCCGGGCACTCCCGTCCGGTCGCCCTGGTGGGCTTCGACGACATCGAGCTGGCCGATCTGCTCCAGCCGGGCGTGACGGTCGTCGCCCAGGACGCGGCGGCGCTGGGCCGGACCGCTGCCGAGCGGCTCTTCCGCCAGCTGGACGGCAGCCTCGTGGCGCCGGAGCGCATCGAGCTGCCGACCCGCCTGATCACCCGCGGTTCCGGCGAGCTGCCGCCGGCCTGCTGAGCCGTCCATGACCGGCCACACGCTGGAGGAGCTGGGCCTCGCCGAGGCGCCGCTCGAGCATCCGCTGCTCTATCCGGGCGCCTGGCCCGCCGAGTCCGGGCTGCTGCACGGCGACCGCATGCTCCCGCTGGAGCGCCTGGTGTACGACGACCGGGTGCCGGTGCTCACGGTCGGGTCCAACGCCAGTCCCGCCCAGCTCCGGCACAAGATGACGGAGTCCGGGATCGGCGCCCCGGTGCCGATGGTGCGGGCCCGCGTGCGCGGGATCGAGGTGGGCGTCTCGGCCCACGTCAGCCGCGCGGGTTACGTCTCGGCCTCGCCGGTCAAGGACCCCGGCGCGGCCCGCGAGTTGTTCGTCATCTGGCTGGACGCGCCGCAGCTGACGGTGATCGACGCGAGCGAGGGCGTGCCGCTACCCGACGGGAACTTCCGCCGTGCCTGGCTGCCCGCGCCGGACGTGCGCGTCGAGCTGCCGGACGGCCGGGTGCTGCCCGGCGCGCACGTGTACGTCAACCGGCACGGGGTGCTGCGCGACGGCACCCGCGCACGGCGCCGCCACCCCGGCGACCAGCACACGCTCCTCACCGAGCTCCTGGGGACGTCGGCCGCGTTGCGGGAGCTGCTCGGGGGCACACCGGAGGAGTTCAGCGCGCGGGCCCGCGGGGACGCGGCACTGCGCGCCCGGGCCGCCCGCCTGTTCGCCGAGCACCAGTGGGTGACGAGGTCCGGCCTCGAACCGTACGTCACCGGGTCGCCCCCGCAGTAGCCCGGCGTTCCGGTCCCCGCCGCAGGCAGGCAGCCCTGGAGTCCGTCGGACCCCGCCGGCCGTGCCGCCGGGAGGAACGGGCCGGCCGCGCATCCCGCACACCCGGCCCCCGGGCAGCCGGCACCGCGGAGCCGGCAGGGCCGTGGCCGCCACGGCGTTGCCGACAAGGCGCCCGGACAAGCCTCCCGCAGCTCGAGCCCCGACCCCGGCCCGGTAGTCCGTCGCCCGGGGATGACGCGCCTGGCGTGACCGCCCCCAGCCGGCGGCCCGAGGGAGCCTCCGGTCGGCCGCCGAGGACCATGGAAGGGGCGGGTGTCGGCCGCCCGGCGGCCGCACCGGCCCCCGCGCAGCCCGGCCCGCCGGAGCCGGCCCGCCCGGACACCCGGCCCGGGCAGGTGTCGGCGCCTTGAGGGGCAACTAGCCCGAGGACGGCCACCGGGCCATCACCGATCCGGGAGCACCCGGCCGAGCGCGACCTCCCCGTGAAGCCCCCGGGAGGGAGAACGCCCCTACTTGCCCGAGACCGTCAGGTCGCCGCGTCGGGGGGCCGCGTAGCCCTCCAGGTCGGTGCGGGTCAGGCCGGTGAGGCGGGCGACCTCGGCGATGTCGAGGGCGCCGCAGTCCAGGCCGCGCAGCAGGTAGCCGCTGAGGGCCTTGGCGGTGGCGGGCTCGTCCATGACGTCGCCGCCGGTGCGGTTGGCGTAGCGGGCGAGCCGGGCCGCGGCCTGCTCGAAGCCCTCGCGGTAGAAGGCGAAGACGGCGGCGTAGCGGGTGGGGAGGTGGCCGGGGTGCATGTCCCAGCCCTGGTAGTAGGCGCGGGCCAGGGCGCGGCGGGTGAGGCCGTGGTGCAGCCGCCAGGCGTCGTGGACCTTGGCGGTCGGGCCGACCGGCAGGACGTTGGTCGAGCCGTCCGAGACGCGGACGCCGGTGCCCGCCGCGGCGACCTGCATGACGGCCTTGGCGTGGTCCGCGGCAGGGTGGTCGCCTGCCTGGTAGGCGGCGGAGACGCCGAGGCAGGCGCTGTAGTCGAAGGTGCCGTAGTGGAGGCCGGTGGCACGCCCTTCGGCGGCCTGGATCATACGGGCGACGGTGGCGGTGCCGTCGGTGGCCAGGATGGACTGACTGGTCTCGATCTGGATCTCGAAGCCCAGCCGGCCCGGCTCCAGACCGTGGACCTTCTCGAACGCCTCCAGCAGCCGCGCGAACGCCGTGACCTGTTCGGCGTACGTCACCTTCGGCAGGGTCAGTACGAGGCCGTCGGGCAGGCCGCCCGCCTCGATCAGGCCGGTGAGGAAGACGTCGAGGGTGCGGATGCCCCGGTCGCGGACCGCCGCCTCCATGCACTTCATCCGGATGCCCATGTAGGGGGCGGCGGTCCCGACCCGGTACGCCTCGGCGATCAGCCGGGCCGCCCGTGCGGCCGCCTCGTCCTCCTCGGCGTCCGGGCGGGGGCCGTAGCCGTCCTCGAAGTCGACGCGCAGGTCCTCGATCGGCTCGCGCTCCAGCTTGGCGCGGACGCGGGAGTGGACGGGCTCGGCGAGTTCGTCGGAGAGGCCGAGGACGGCCGCGAACGCGGCAGCGTCCGGGGCGTGTTCGTCGAGGGCCGCGAGCGCCCGGTCGCCCCAGGTCCGGATGGTGTCGGCGGCGAAGGCGTCGCCGGGGACGTACACGGTGTGGACGGGCTGGCGGGAGCCGGGGTCTCCGGGGTAGCGGCGCTCCAGTTCCGCGTCGACCGGCGCGAGGGAGGCGCTGATCTCCTCGCTGACGGCGCCCGCGAGGCTCGTCGCCACCTTCTCCTGCTGACCCATTCCACACCCTCCACGTTTTCCGCTGTACGGAATCAACAATCCGTAGAATGAAGTTATCCGGGGTGGTTCCCGCCGGTCAACACCCTCAGGAGCGCCGGGGAGGACCGGCCGGGACGTCTCCAGGATGCACCGAGGCCCCTGTGACCGCGCCGGTCACAGGGGCCTCGTACCGCTCAGGAGGAGGATCAGCCCTTGCGGGACTTGATCTCCTCGGTCAGCTGCGGGACGACGTCGAAGAGGTCGCCGACCACGCCGTAGTCGACCAGGTCGAAGATCGGGGCCTCGGCGTCCTTGTTGACGGCCACGATCGTCTTCGAGGTCTGCATGCCGGCGCGGTGCTGGATCGCGCCGGAGATGCCGTTGGCGATGTACAGCTGCGGCGAGACCGACTTGCCGGTCTGGCCGACCTGGTTGGTGTGCGGGTACCAGCCGGCGTCGACGGCGGCACGCGAGGCGCCGACGGCCGCGCCGAGGGAGTCGGCGAGCGCCTCGATGATCGAGAAGTTCTCGGCACCGTTGACGCCACGGCCACCGGAGACGACGATCGCGGCCTCGGTCAGCTCCGGGCGGCCCGTCGACTCGCGCGGGGTGCGGCCGGTGACCTTGGTGCCGGTCGCCTTGTCCGAGAAGGACACGGACAGGGCCTCGACCGCGCCGGCGGCCGGGGCGGCCTCGACGGCGGCCGAGTTCGGCTTGACCGTGATGACCGGGGTGCCCTTGATGACACGGGACTTGGTGGTGAAGGACGCGGCGAACACCGACTGGGTGGCCACCGGACTCTCGTCACCGGCCTCCAGGTCGACGGCGTCGGTGATGATGCCGGAGCCGATGCGCAGCGCCAGACGGGCGGCGACCTCCTTGCCCTCGGCGGAGGACGGGACCAGCACGGCGGCCGGGGAGACGGCCTCGTAGGCGGCCTGCAGCGCGTCCACCTTCGGCACGACCAGGTAGTCGGCGTACTCGGACGCGTCGTGGGTGAGGACCTTGACCGCGCCGTGCTCGCCGAGCACGGCGGCGGTGTCGGCGGCGCCGTTGCCGAGGGCGACGGCGACGGGCTCGCCGATGCGGCGGGCCAGGGTCAGCAGCTCCAGGGTGGGCTTGCGGACGGCGCCGTCCACGTGGTCGACGTAGACGAGGACTTCAGCCATGGGATTTGCTCTCCTGCGTAACGAAGTTGAGGGGCGGTCAGCGGGAACGGGCCCTTAGATGAACTTCTGGCCCGCGAGGAACTCAGCGAGCTGCTTGCCGCCCTCGCCCTCGTCCTTGACGATGGTGCCGGCCGTGCGGGCCGGACGCTCGTTCGCGGCCTCGACCTTGGTGAACGCACCGTCGAGACCGACCTCCTCGGCCTCGATGTCCAGGTCGGACAGGTCCCAGGACTCCACCGGCTTCTTCTTGGCCGCCATGATGCCCTTGAAGGACGGGTAGCGGGCCTCGCCCGACTGGTCCGTCACGGAGACGAGGGCCGGGAGCTGCGCCTCGAGCTGCTCCGAGGCGGCGTCGCCGTCGCGGCGGCCCTTGACCGTGCCGTCCTCGACGGAGACCTCGGAGAGCAGGGTCACCTGCGGGACGCCCAGACGCTCGGCGACCAGCGCCGGGACGACGCCCATGGTGCCGTCGGTGGAGGCCATGCCGGAGACGACCAGGTCGAAGCCGGCCTTCTCGATGGCCTTGGCCAGCACCAGGGAGGTGCCGATGGCGTCGGTACCGTGCAGGTCGTCGTCCTCGACGTGGATGGCCTTGTGGGCACCCATGGACAGCGCCTTGCGCAGCGCGTCCTTGGCGTCCTCGGGGCCGATGGTCAGCACGGTGACCTCGGCGTCGTCCGCCTCCTCCGCGATCTGCAGCGCCTGCTCGACCGCGTACTCGTCCAGTTCGGAGAGCAGACCGTCCACGTCGTCGCGGTCGACGGTCAGGTCATCGGCGAAGTGCCGGTCGCCAGTGGCGTCGGGCACGTACTTCACAGTGACAACGATCCTCAAGCTCACGCCGGCTCTCCTACTGCATCGTCATTTCCGGGCTGCCTCTTGCAGGCAGCATAGGCGCCTGAAGCGGCCGATCCCGGTCGGGGCGTCCGCGCGCTCCGACCGAAATATTACTCGTCAGTACACCCAGTTCATGCCCGCTAAGCAAGCGCTTTGAACTGTGACCTTCGCAACGCAGCGTAACCGGAATCGGACGACTTCGCAGGTGGGAGGGGGCGTGATCAATCCCGCAGGCCGTTGAACCGGCCCTGGTGGTAGAGGAGGGGCCGCCCGGGGCCCGTGGAGTCGCCGAGCACCACCTGCGCGAGCACGATGCGGTGGTCACCGGCCGGGACGCGGCCGGTGATCCGGCAGACCAGCCAGGCCTGCACGTCGTCCAGGACGGGTACGCCGTTCGGGCCCTCGCGCCAGGCGGTGGGAGCGCCGAAGCGGTCGGCGCCGCTGCGGGCGAAGGTGGCGGCCAGGTCGCTCTGGTGCTCGCCGAGTATGTGGATGCCGACGTGTTCGGTCTCGGCCACGGTGGGCCAGCTGGACGCCCCGGCGCCGATGCCGAACGAGACGATCGGGGGCTCGGCCGACACGGAGGTCAGCGAGGTGGCGGTGAACCCGACCGGGCCCCGGACGCCGGCCGCGGTGATCACGGCGACGCCGGCGGCGTGCCGGCGGAAGGTGGCGCGCAGGAGGTCGGGGGAGGCGAGCTGGTAGGTGCCGAGATCGGGTGTGGCCGTCATGGAGTTGTCCTTCTGCGAGGGGCGGGGCACGGGTCCGTGACTGCTCAACAGCCCGGACAGCGCGCGCTCGCGGTGCGGGCCAGGTCGACGTGGACCCGCCCGAAGAGAAGGAGTTCGGTCGGCATACGGTCAGGCTGACGATAGCGGGCACGTACAGTCAAGTTCGTTCCGGTATCTGGGAGATGCCTCACCGTGCTTCCGTGCGTACTCACAACGCCTCGCCCAGGGCCGCGATGACGTCGGCCCTGCGGGGCTGACCGGTGGCGCGCCGGACCTCCGTGCCGTCCGCGTCCAGGACCAGCACGGTGGGCGTCCTGAGGATGCCCAGCGCGCGCACGAGGTCCAGCCGGGCCTCGGCGTCGATCTCGACGTGGACCACGCCCGGGACCATCGCGGCGACCTCGCCGAGGACACGCCGGGTGGCTCTGCAGGGCGCGCAGAAGGCACTGGAGAACTGCACGAGCGTGGCCCGCTCCCCCGGTTCACCGCCCAGCTCGGCCGCCCCGAGCCGTTTGCCGTCGTCCCGCCCGCGCACCCGCGCGCTCCTTCCGTCGCCCTCGTCCTGATCACAAGCATGCATCGGCGTGCGGGGATTCCCTTCCCCGGTGTCCGGCAGGGGGACGCCCGGCGTACGGCGACGCCGCCTGTGACGTGACGAGAATCTCGCCGCCGCGAGGCACGAGGACTGGCTCCTTGTCCGTTCTTCGGGCACGATCTGCGAGACGCCGTTTACCTACGGCTGCGTAACTTGGCCGCCGGGACCCCCTCTTTCCCGAGCAGAGCAGGAAGGGTCACCCCCACCCATGGCAGAGCTGGTCTACCGTCCCGTCATCGGTCTCGCCAGGACGATGTTCAAGGTCTGGGACCTGAAGATCGACTGCCAGGGCTCGGAGAACATCCCGCGCTCGGGCGGTGCGGTGCTGGTGAGCAATCACATCAGCTACCTGGACTTCATCTTCAGCGGCCTGGCGGCCCTGCCGCAGAAGCGCCTGGTGCGCTTCATGGCGAAGGAGTCCGTCTTCCGGCACAAGGTCTCCGGTCCGCTGATGCGGGGCATGAAGCACATCCCGGTGGACCGCACGCAGGGCGAGGCCGCCTACGCGCACGCCCTGGACTCGCTGCGCTCGGGTGAGATCATCGGTGTGTTCCCCGAGGCCACGATCTCGCAGTCCTTCACCCTCAAGAGCTTCAAGTCGGGCGCGGCCCGGCTCGCCCAGGAGGCGGGCGTGCCGCTCGTCCCGATGGCGGTCTGGGGCACCCAGCGGCTGTGGACCAAGGGCCGGCCCCGCAACTTCCGGCGCAGCCACACCCCCATCACGATCCGGG
Above is a genomic segment from Streptomyces collinus Tu 365 containing:
- a CDS encoding LacI family DNA-binding transcriptional regulator; the protein is MPETTRRAAQLTGTRYGNRPTMKDVAARAGVGLKTVSRVVNGEPGVTPDTERRVQEAIDALGFRRNDSARVLRKGRTASIGLVLEDLADPFYGPLSRAVEEVARAHGALLINGSSAEDPDREQELALALCARRVDGLVVIPAGDDHRYLEPEIRAGVATVFVDRPAGKIDADVVLSDNHGGARDGVAHLIAHGHRRVGFIGDMPRIHTAAERLRGYRAAMEDAGIAVEERWMSLGATDPERVRRAAEEMLSGPAPVTAIFTGNNRVTVTVIRVLAGHSRPVALVGFDDIELADLLQPGVTVVAQDAAALGRTAAERLFRQLDGSLVAPERIELPTRLITRGSGELPPAC
- a CDS encoding DUF6986 family protein: MGQQEKVATSLAGAVSEEISASLAPVDAELERRYPGDPGSRQPVHTVYVPGDAFAADTIRTWGDRALAALDEHAPDAAAFAAVLGLSDELAEPVHSRVRAKLEREPIEDLRVDFEDGYGPRPDAEEDEAAARAARLIAEAYRVGTAAPYMGIRMKCMEAAVRDRGIRTLDVFLTGLIEAGGLPDGLVLTLPKVTYAEQVTAFARLLEAFEKVHGLEPGRLGFEIQIETSQSILATDGTATVARMIQAAEGRATGLHYGTFDYSACLGVSAAYQAGDHPAADHAKAVMQVAAAGTGVRVSDGSTNVLPVGPTAKVHDAWRLHHGLTRRALARAYYQGWDMHPGHLPTRYAAVFAFYREGFEQAAARLARYANRTGGDVMDEPATAKALSGYLLRGLDCGALDIAEVARLTGLTRTDLEGYAAPRRGDLTVSGK
- a CDS encoding electron transfer flavoprotein subunit alpha/FixB family protein produces the protein MAEVLVYVDHVDGAVRKPTLELLTLARRIGEPVAVALGNGAADTAAVLGEHGAVKVLTHDASEYADYLVVPKVDALQAAYEAVSPAAVLVPSSAEGKEVAARLALRIGSGIITDAVDLEAGDESPVATQSVFAASFTTKSRVIKGTPVITVKPNSAAVEAAPAAGAVEALSVSFSDKATGTKVTGRTPRESTGRPELTEAAIVVSGGRGVNGAENFSIIEALADSLGAAVGASRAAVDAGWYPHTNQVGQTGKSVSPQLYIANGISGAIQHRAGMQTSKTIVAVNKDAEAPIFDLVDYGVVGDLFDVVPQLTEEIKSRKG
- a CDS encoding electron transfer flavoprotein subunit beta/FixA family protein, with amino-acid sequence MSLRIVVTVKYVPDATGDRHFADDLTVDRDDVDGLLSELDEYAVEQALQIAEEADDAEVTVLTIGPEDAKDALRKALSMGAHKAIHVEDDDLHGTDAIGTSLVLAKAIEKAGFDLVVSGMASTDGTMGVVPALVAERLGVPQVTLLSEVSVEDGTVKGRRDGDAASEQLEAQLPALVSVTDQSGEARYPSFKGIMAAKKKPVESWDLSDLDIEAEEVGLDGAFTKVEAANERPARTAGTIVKDEGEGGKQLAEFLAGQKFI
- a CDS encoding flavin reductase family protein; this translates as MTATPDLGTYQLASPDLLRATFRRHAAGVAVITAAGVRGPVGFTATSLTSVSAEPPIVSFGIGAGASSWPTVAETEHVGIHILGEHQSDLAATFARSGADRFGAPTAWREGPNGVPVLDDVQAWLVCRITGRVPAGDHRIVLAQVVLGDSTGPGRPLLYHQGRFNGLRD
- a CDS encoding TlpA family protein disulfide reductase — protein: MHACDQDEGDGRSARVRGRDDGKRLGAAELGGEPGERATLVQFSSAFCAPCRATRRVLGEVAAMVPGVVHVEIDAEARLDLVRALGILRTPTVLVLDADGTEVRRATGQPRRADVIAALGEAL